GGCGCGGCATAATCGGCAGCGGTTTTGCGTGCTCGTCCGGCTGCTCGCGCGCGGTCGCCGCCTCGAACAGCGGCAGCGGCACGTCGTCGGGCAGACGCCGCACCTGCCATAGCGCCTCGCGGCGATCGAGCCCGAGCGAGCGGAAGGCATCGGCATCCGCCAGCAGGATCAGCGCGCGCTTGGGCAGGCCGGTGTCACGGGCGAAGTCTTCGAGCGAGGTGAAGGGCCGACGGTTACGCGCGACGACGATGCGGTCGGCCCAGTCTTGAACTCTCTCCACGTTGTCATTCCGGGGCACGCGAAGCGTGAACCCGGAATCTCGAGATTCCGGGTCTGGTGCTAACGCACCATCCCGGAATGACGATGTTGTGGACGCGCCCCGGAATGACAGCTGTGAGCGCTTCAGCTTCTCCTCATCCTCATCGCGCCAGTGGAAACCGTCGATCTGGCGGAAGCCCAAGCGCACGGCGCAATATTTGCCGTCGGTGTTCTCCAGCGTGTTCTGCGCAAAACTGTAGGACACGTCGATCTCGCGCACCTCGACGCCGTTCTTGCGGGCGTCGCCGACGATCTGTGCCGGGGCGTAAAAGCCCATCGGCTGGGAGTTGAGAAGCCCGCAGCAAAATGCATCGGGATGATAATATTTTAGCCAGGACGAAATGTAGACGAGCTGGGCGAAGCTCGCGGCATGGCTCTCCGGAAAACCGTAGGAGCCAAACCCCTTGATCTGGTCGAAACAGCTCCTGGCGAAGTCGGGATCGTAGCCGCGCGCCACCATGTTGCTGATCAGCTTGTCCTCGTATTTGCCGATGGTGCCGACATTGCGGAAGGTCGCCATCGAGCGGCGCAGGCCGTTGGCCTCCTCGGAGGTGAATTTTGCCGCCTCGATCGCGATGCGCATCGCTTGTTCCTGAAACAGGGGTACGCCCATCGTCTTGTGCAGCACCTTGTAGAGCTCATCCTTGTCGCCATGCTCCGGTGACGGAGATGGATAGCTCACTTTTTCCTGGCCGTTCCGCCGCCGCAAGTAAGGATGCACCATATCGCCCTGGATCGGCCCCGGCCGCACGATCGCGACCTCGATGACCAGATCGTAGAAGGTCCGCGGCTTCAGGCGCGGCAGCATGTTCATCTGCGCGCGGCTCTCGACCTGGAACACGCCGAGCGACTCCCCGAGGCACAGCATGTCGTAAACCTTGGGATCGTCCTGCGGGACGCTCGCCAGAACCCAGCGCTCACCTTTGTGTTCGTCGATCAGATCAAAGCATTTGCGGATGCAGGTCAGCATGCCCAGCGCCAGCACGTCGACCTTCATCATGTTGAGCGCATCGACGTCGTCCTTGTCCCATTCGATGAAGGTGCGGTCGTCCATCGCGGCATTGCCGATCGGCACATAGGTGTCGAGCCGGTCTTGCGTGAGCACATAGCCGCCGACATGCTGCGAGAGATGGCGCGGGAACTCGATCAGCTCGGTCGCAAGCTCGACCGCGAGGCTGATCATGGGATTGTCGGGATCAAGCCCGGCCTGCTTCACCTGCATGTCGTTGAGGCCCTTGCCCCAGCTTCCCCATACCGTGTCGGCGAGCGCCGCGGTGACGTCCTCGGTCAGGCCCAGCGCCTTGCCGACATCGCGGATGGCGCTGCGCGGACGATAATGGATAATGGTCGCGATGATCGCGGCGCGATGGCGGCCGTAGCGGCGATAGACATATTGCATCACCTCCTCGCGCCGCGAATGCTCGAAATCGACGTCGATATCAGGCGGCTCCAGCCGCTCCTTGGAGATGAAGCGCTCGAACAACAGATCGACCTTGGTCGGATCGACCGAGGTGATGCCGAGCACGTAGCACACGGCGGAATTCGCCGCCGAGCCCCGGCCCTGGCACAGAATGTTCTGGCTGCGCGCATAATGGACGATGTCGTGCACGGTGAGAAAATAATGCGCGTATTTCAGCTCGGCGATCAGCGCGAGCTCCTTGTGCAGGGTGGCGCGGAGCTTGTCGTCGATCCTGCCGCCGAAACAAGTCTGCACGCCGGCCCAGGTCAGATCCTCCAGATGCCCTTGCGCGGTCTTGCCCGGCGGCACCGGCTCGTCCGGATATTGATATTTGAGCTGGTCGAGCGAGAAGTCGATTGCGTCTGCAAAGCGCACGGTTTCTGCGATCGCCGCAGGGACATCGCGGAACAGCCGCGCCATTTCCCGCGGTGACTTCAAAAAGCGTTCGGCATTGGCCTCCAGCTTCCTCCCGATCGCCTCGATCGTGGTTTTTTCCCGGATGCAGGTCAGCACGTCCTGCAAGGGACGGCGCGCGTGATGGTGATAGAGCACTTCGTTGGTCGCAAGCAGCGGCACCTTTGCATTCGCCGCGAGACCATCGAGCCGCGCGAGACGGCGCCGGTCGTCGCCGCGGTAGAGCAGGCTCGCCGCCAGCCACACGCCCTCGGCGCGGCTCGCCTTCAGTTTTCCGAGAACATCCAGCGCTTGTCCCGGCTCGAAGCGATGCGGCAGTGTCAGGACCAGAAGCTGGCCTTCGGCAAACTCCAGGAGATCGGCGAAGCTGAGATGGCATTCGCCCTTCTCGATCCGCGTGATGTCGTCGCCGCGCTTGCCCCGGGTGAGAAGCTGGCAGAGCCGACCGTAAGCGGTGCGGTCGCGCGGATAGACCAGGATGTCGGGCGTATCATCGATGAAGACGATGCGCGCGCCGATCAGGAGTTTTGGCTTGTGCAGCACCTCGGCATTGTCGAGCTCTTTGTAAGCGCGCACGACGCCGGCGAGCGTGTTGTGATCGGCAATCCCGATCGCGGGAATGCCCAGAATGCCGGCCTGATGCACATAGGCGCGCGGATCCGAGCCGCCGTGCAGGAAGGAGAAGTTGGTGGTGATGCCGATCTCGGCATAGGCTGGCGTATTCATGCGAAGAGACCGTGCACATACCAGTTGGCGGGAACGGACCTGCCCTCCTCGTCCACGAGCTCGCTGTCGTAGAGACCATCGCGAAAGATCCAGAACCGCAGGCCTTCGGCATCCTCGACGCGAAAATAATCCCGCGTGAGCTGCTTGCCGTCCTGGCGCCACCATTCCATCGCGATGCGCTCGGGCCCTTCCACCCGCACCACCGCATGCAGCGCGCGTCGCCAGGTGAATTGATGCGGCGCTCCGTCCGGCACGGTCGCGAACGGCACCTTGATCGGCTCCGGTCTGTCGAACAGCCGCAACGGGCGCAGCGGTGGCTCGCTCTCAACGCGCGATGGCCATTCGGCCTGCGCGGCGGCGGCGAGATGATGCTGCGCGGGCGCGGCCAGCACGGCGCACTCCGGGATATGCGTATCCTGCGGCCGGTGCACGACGACGCGCTTGCCGCCGATCCGCGCGGCGATGCGGTCGATCAGCGCGGCGAGCTCGTCATTATCGTGGACGTGCGCATCGAGATCGCGCTGCTCCTGCACCACGATCTCGGTGCGGCTCGCCGAGAGACGGACCATGTCGAAGCCGAAGCCGGGATCGAGGGGATCGGCGAGCGCGTCGAGCCGCTCGCGGAACAGACGATCGATGACTGCACTTCGTGTCACCGGGCGCCCCGTCTCGACCATGATCGCGCGCACCACGCCGTCGGTGCGGAAGAAGGAAGCCTCCAGCCGCCGCGCGCCCTTGCCTTGCTTCTCCATCGAGACGATCAGCGTATCCGCGAGCCGCGACAGCGTCATCGCGATCATGGTGTCGGTCGCGATCGGCTCGGCGAAGCGCTTTTCCACGATGTAGTCAGGCAGCGGCTTGCGCGGGCTGATCGGCGCATCGCCTTGCCCCAGCGCATGCGCGAGCAGCGTCGAGAAGCGCGCACCGAAGCGCGCCGTGATCTCATGGGGGCTGCGCGAGGCGACATCGCCGATGGTTTTCAGGCCGGCGCGGCGCAGGCCCGTGGTGATGGCGTCGTCCGCGCCGAGCGCCGAGACCGGGAAGCGGTTGATCGCTTCCGCCTCCGCGCCATCGGCAACGATGGTGCTAGGTGCCTGCCGCGTCAGCGTGCGCGCGCAGATCGAGGTCGAGGCGATCGCCGCGCTGATCGCAAACCCCTGCCGCGCCAGCGCACGAACGAGCGCCTGCAACAGGTTGGCTTCGCCGCCGAACAGATGCGCGCAGCCGGTGACGTCGAGAAAGAGGCCATGCGGGGGATCGAGCGCCACCAGCGGCGTGAAGCGGTCGCACCAGTCGGCGATATCCTCGAGCGTCTTGGCATCCGCCGCGACATCGGCGTCGAACACCTTTAATTCCGGACAGATCGCGCGGGCATTCGCCAGCGGCTGGCCGATATGCAGGCCGAGGCGGCCGGCCGCGTCATCGAGCGCGTAGATCGAGAGCGCGTTGTTTTCCTTGGCAACGACGATGCTCGGCTGATCATTTCGTTTTAACGCGTTTTCTTCACGCGAACCGATGTCCACTTCGCTTGAAAATGCTTTATCCGGCCTTTCGCTGATGAGCGAAAGCACCCGCTTGATGCGATCGATGGGCAGGCGCGGCAGCCACAGGCTGAGGATACGACGACGGTTCGCTGAACTGGCACTCATCACACTTCCATTCCATGATCCACCGGCCGACCGGGCCATGACGATTGCGAACGAGTTCGGCATCGAAGCAAGGCGCGCCCCAGGCGCTCCACGCAGATCCCGGCGGCGAATGCGCCGCCCGCAACATCCATCTGGTTTCCGCGGTTGACGGCAGAGGGTTTGCTGCCATCCGCAGCAGCAGCCCGGTTACGCCGGAAGCTTGGGCTGCAAGCGTCAACTTGCGGCTCGCCACGAGATCGAATTGTCTGGTCTCGCCCCAGAGCTCGAGCACGACGGCACCCAGCGCATCGCAGGCAAGCGCATCGGCTGACGTCCGCAGCGCGCTCTCGACATCGACAGCGCGCACCATCACCACGCGACGCGGATCAAGGCCGAGCTCGGCAAGCCCGCTCATCGACAGCGCGCCTGTCTCGATTTCCGAAAAGTCCTGGCGCACCCACAACAGCGGCCGGCGCGCAGTCACGCGGCCGGCGAGTCCCGTGACAAACCCCGTCGCGGCCGTGCCCTGACGTCCCTCGCAAAACACTTCGTGGATCGCGGCGCGTGCCAGCCCACCCTGCAAAGCCTGATCGGCTTCCGGGTGGCCGAGCGCCACGCGATCGCGATGATGCGCGGCCTCCGACGTCTCGATGCGCTCGATCTGGCCGCGCAAAGCCGCAAGCGCGCTTGTGCGTGCGCTCATTGCTCGCCGCTCCTTGCCTGATGGGTCGCCAGGATCGTCAGAAAGACAAACGATCGGCTGGCTCATTTGTTCATGATATGTTCTAATATAAAGCTAACAGCGCCGCCGGAGTCAATCGAATTGGCGCGCCCGCAGATTCGTGAGTGGAATCAAGAGGATTCAAGTGCCATGTACCTCATCACCCTCGATAGCGAGACGGATTTCGACGGCTGGCGCAAAGCCGCACGCGCGCTGGCACTGCATCACATCGCCCCCGTGGACGTGACGTGGGGCGTGCAAGGCCAAACCAAGGATCAGATGCCGTCCGGCCTGTCCGAGGCACAGAACCTTCCGCCGATCGAAATCGAAAACACCTTCAACGTGCCGTCCAATTTCATCGAGCTTGCGCGCGTCGCGATCCTCTATCGCGATGCCCAGCGCTTTGCGCTGCTCTATCGCCTGCTGTGGCGGTTGAAAGCCGATCACGATCTATCGGCAGCGATGAGCGATCCCGATGTCGCGCTGGCCACCGCGATGGCAAACAGCGTGCATCGCGACGTGCAGCGGATGCGCGATGTCGTCCGTTTCCGCGAGATCGGACGCGAGCAGAAGGCGCATTATGCCGCCTGGTTCGTGCCGGAGCATCACATCGTCGAATTCGCCGCATCTTTCTTCGCGCGCCGTTATGCCGACATGCCCTGGTCGATCCTCACGCCCGACATCTGCGCCCATTGGGACGGGCACGTGATCTCGTTCACGCCGGGGATCAGCCAGACGGAGATGCCTGCACCCAACCGATTGGAGGAGACCTGGCGCCGCCACTTCCACCCGGACCGGCCGATCGCACCGGAAGCATCCAACAAGCGCGTGAGGAACCTCCCGGAAGCCTCGATACTTGAACCTCTGCTCGCCGATGCCGAGCGCTGGACCGGCGGACGGACCACCCCGCGTCCGGAGGCAGCCATGCCACGCAAACCCGCCGCTGATGATCTCGAAACGCTGCGCGAGGAAGCTGCTCATTGTCGCGCCTGCCCTCTCTACAAGGATGCGACCCAGACAGTGTTCGGTGAAGGCCCGAAGTCCGCCACCATCATGCTGGTCGGCGAGCAGCCCGGCGACAAGGAAGACATCGCCGGTCATCCCTTCGTGGGACCAGCCGGGCAGATGCTCGACCGCGCGCTGGAAGAGGCCGGCGTCGACCGCAGGAAGGTCTACGTCACCAATGCGGTGAAACACTTCAAATTCGTGCCGCGCGGAAAAATCCGTCTGCACCAGAAGCCGAGCACGCCGGAGATCCGCGCCTGCCGGCAATGGTATCAACGAGAACTGGCGGTCCTCCAGCCCAGCCTCGTCGTCGCGATGGGCGCGACCGCCGCGCAAAGCGTGTTCGGCAAGATTACGCCGATTGGCAAGAACCGCGGCCGGCTGATCGATCTTGCCGACGGCCGCAAGGCGCTGGTGACGGTGCACCCGTCCTATCTGCTGCGGCTGCCGGATCCCAAGGCCAGGGAGCTGGAGTACCAGCGTTTTGTCGACGACCTGAAGATCGCAGCTGGATTCCGGGAAAAATCGGCACGGGCAGCGTGATGTAACTCACGCTGCGCCGCGGCAGATACCCGTGGAGAAGCGCCGTCATTTCAACTGCCTGTCACATGCCGCGCGCAAAATCGGGGCACAGGGACAGGAGAGTTTTCAATGAGTGACCTTGCTTTACCCGGCTCCATCGAGCCGGCCTTGCGGAGGGGCCCCGACCTCGACCGCGGTTTTCATCCGCTGA
This region of Bradyrhizobium sp. CCGUVB1N3 genomic DNA includes:
- a CDS encoding error-prone DNA polymerase; translated protein: MNTPAYAEIGITTNFSFLHGGSDPRAYVHQAGILGIPAIGIADHNTLAGVVRAYKELDNAEVLHKPKLLIGARIVFIDDTPDILVYPRDRTAYGRLCQLLTRGKRGDDITRIEKGECHLSFADLLEFAEGQLLVLTLPHRFEPGQALDVLGKLKASRAEGVWLAASLLYRGDDRRRLARLDGLAANAKVPLLATNEVLYHHHARRPLQDVLTCIREKTTIEAIGRKLEANAERFLKSPREMARLFRDVPAAIAETVRFADAIDFSLDQLKYQYPDEPVPPGKTAQGHLEDLTWAGVQTCFGGRIDDKLRATLHKELALIAELKYAHYFLTVHDIVHYARSQNILCQGRGSAANSAVCYVLGITSVDPTKVDLLFERFISKERLEPPDIDVDFEHSRREEVMQYVYRRYGRHRAAIIATIIHYRPRSAIRDVGKALGLTEDVTAALADTVWGSWGKGLNDMQVKQAGLDPDNPMISLAVELATELIEFPRHLSQHVGGYVLTQDRLDTYVPIGNAAMDDRTFIEWDKDDVDALNMMKVDVLALGMLTCIRKCFDLIDEHKGERWVLASVPQDDPKVYDMLCLGESLGVFQVESRAQMNMLPRLKPRTFYDLVIEVAIVRPGPIQGDMVHPYLRRRNGQEKVSYPSPSPEHGDKDELYKVLHKTMGVPLFQEQAMRIAIEAAKFTSEEANGLRRSMATFRNVGTIGKYEDKLISNMVARGYDPDFARSCFDQIKGFGSYGFPESHAASFAQLVYISSWLKYYHPDAFCCGLLNSQPMGFYAPAQIVGDARKNGVEVREIDVSYSFAQNTLENTDGKYCAVRLGFRQIDGFHWRDEDEEKLKRSQLSFRGASTTSSFRDGALAPDPESRDSGFTLRVPRNDNVERVQDWADRIVVARNRRPFTSLEDFARDTGLPKRALILLADADAFRSLGLDRREALWQVRRLPDDVPLPLFEAATAREQPDEHAKPLPIMPRPEQVVADYQTIRLSLKGHPMEFLREMFTRERVIACKDVSHENERRRVRCAGVVLVRQRPGSASGVVFMTLEDETGIANVVVWPKIMEQYRKEVMGARLILVEGYIQSSPEKVTHLIAQRMIDRSHDLVGLANDALSRKHPVPAGDALIEPLNDDRRDHLDTPAQKLRHPRDVRILPPSRDFH
- a CDS encoding DNA polymerase Y family protein, giving the protein MSASSANRRRILSLWLPRLPIDRIKRVLSLISERPDKAFSSEVDIGSREENALKRNDQPSIVVAKENNALSIYALDDAAGRLGLHIGQPLANARAICPELKVFDADVAADAKTLEDIADWCDRFTPLVALDPPHGLFLDVTGCAHLFGGEANLLQALVRALARQGFAISAAIASTSICARTLTRQAPSTIVADGAEAEAINRFPVSALGADDAITTGLRRAGLKTIGDVASRSPHEITARFGARFSTLLAHALGQGDAPISPRKPLPDYIVEKRFAEPIATDTMIAMTLSRLADTLIVSMEKQGKGARRLEASFFRTDGVVRAIMVETGRPVTRSAVIDRLFRERLDALADPLDPGFGFDMVRLSASRTEIVVQEQRDLDAHVHDNDELAALIDRIAARIGGKRVVVHRPQDTHIPECAVLAAPAQHHLAAAAQAEWPSRVESEPPLRPLRLFDRPEPIKVPFATVPDGAPHQFTWRRALHAVVRVEGPERIAMEWWRQDGKQLTRDYFRVEDAEGLRFWIFRDGLYDSELVDEEGRSVPANWYVHGLFA
- a CDS encoding ImuA family protein; translation: MSARTSALAALRGQIERIETSEAAHHRDRVALGHPEADQALQGGLARAAIHEVFCEGRQGTAATGFVTGLAGRVTARRPLLWVRQDFSEIETGALSMSGLAELGLDPRRVVMVRAVDVESALRTSADALACDALGAVVLELWGETRQFDLVASRKLTLAAQASGVTGLLLRMAANPLPSTAETRWMLRAAHSPPGSAWSAWGAPCFDAELVRNRHGPVGRWIMEWKCDECQFSEPSSYPQPVAAAPAHRSHQAGAFAHQRKAG
- a CDS encoding UdgX family uracil-DNA binding protein (This protein belongs to the uracil DNA glycosylase superfamily, members of which act in excision repair of DNA. However, it belongs more specifically to UdgX branch, whose founding member was found to bind uracil in DNA (where it does not belong), without cleaving it, appears to promote DNA repair by a pathway involving RecA, rather than base excision.); this encodes MYLITLDSETDFDGWRKAARALALHHIAPVDVTWGVQGQTKDQMPSGLSEAQNLPPIEIENTFNVPSNFIELARVAILYRDAQRFALLYRLLWRLKADHDLSAAMSDPDVALATAMANSVHRDVQRMRDVVRFREIGREQKAHYAAWFVPEHHIVEFAASFFARRYADMPWSILTPDICAHWDGHVISFTPGISQTEMPAPNRLEETWRRHFHPDRPIAPEASNKRVRNLPEASILEPLLADAERWTGGRTTPRPEAAMPRKPAADDLETLREEAAHCRACPLYKDATQTVFGEGPKSATIMLVGEQPGDKEDIAGHPFVGPAGQMLDRALEEAGVDRRKVYVTNAVKHFKFVPRGKIRLHQKPSTPEIRACRQWYQRELAVLQPSLVVAMGATAAQSVFGKITPIGKNRGRLIDLADGRKALVTVHPSYLLRLPDPKARELEYQRFVDDLKIAAGFREKSARAA